The nucleotide window AAACTGTGCGCCATCGGCGAGATCGGCCTGGACTACTACATCGACGCGCCGGACCACGAACGTCAGCAATACCTTCTCGAGCGCCAGCTCCAGCTGGCCAGCGACTTCGAACTGCCGGTGCTGCTGCACGTGCGCCGCGCCCATGCGGCGATGATCGCCACGCTCAAGCGCCATCGGCTGCGCCGCGGCGGCATCGTGCATGCCTTCAGCGGCAGCTGGGAGGAAGCGCGCGAATATCTGAAGCTGGGTTTCAGGCTGGGCCTCGGCGGCGCCGGTACCTGGCCACAGGCCCGGCGCATGCAGCGCGTGCTCGAACAGTTGCCGCTGCACGGCATCGTGCTGGAAACCGACGCGCCAGACATGCCTCCGGCGGGCCACGCCGGCGAGCGCAACAGCCCGGAGCTGCTGCCGGAAATCTGCCAGCGGCTGGCCGAACTCAAGGGCATCAGCGCCGCAGAACTCGCCGCCGCCAGCTATCGCAACAGCTACGAACTGTTCGGTTGGCCGCTCGGCGAGTCCTAGCGCCCCGCTAGACGCGGAAGGCGCCAATCAGCCGCTGCAACTGGCCCACCAGCTGAGTCAGTTCGCGGCTGGCCTGCTCGGTATGCCCGGCGCCCTCGGCGGTGCGCTTGCCGGCTTCGTTGATCGCCACGATGTTGCGGTCGATGTCGTGCGCCACGGCCGTCTGCTGCTCGGCCGCCGCGGCGATCTGCTGGCTCTGGTCGACGATGCTGCCGACCGCGCCGAGGATGTGCTCCAGCGCCTGCTCCACCTGCGCCGACTGGCTGACCGTGCCCTCAGCCAGCGCATGGCTGGCGTGCATGGTCTTCACCGCCGCGCCGACGCCGCCCTGCAGGCGCGCGATCATCTGCTCGATCTCCTCGGTGGACTGCTGCGTGCGCCGCGCCAGGTTGCGCACCTCGTCGGCGACCACGGCGAAGCCGCGGCCCTGCTCGCCGGCGCGCGCCGCCTCGATCGCGGCGTTGAGGGCGAGCAGGTTGGTCTGTTCGGCGATGCCCTTGATCACGTCGAGCACCTGGCTGATCGCCGCGCTGTCGTCGGCCAGGCGGTTGATAACCTGCACCGACTGCTCGATTTCCTCGGCCAGCCGCTGGATGCCGCTGACCTGCGCGCTGACCAGGCCACGACCGCTGACGGTTTCGGCGTTGACGTCCTGCGCACTGCCCACCGCCGCCTCGGCGCTGGTGGCCACCGCCTGGGCGGTGGCGGACATCTGGTTCATCGCCGTGGCGACCTGTTCGATCTGGCTGCGCTGCTCGGAGACCGTCTGGTTGCTCTCGCCGGAGACGTTCTCCACGCGCCCGGCCTGACGCTCGACTTCGCCGACCGTCAGGCCGACCCGCTCGATCAGCTCGCGAATCCGTGCCACACCGTCGTTGAACAGCTGGCCCAGCTCACCCAGCTCGTCGCGGCTCTGCACCGTGTAACGCGCGGTCATGTCGCCCTCGGCGACGCACTCCATGACCCGCCCGAGCCCCCGCAGCGAGGCCCGCGTCGAAACGTAGAAGCCGCCGTAGAGATAGGCCACCAGCAGCAGCACGACGCCCAGCGCGCTCAGCAGCAGGGTCATCAGCAGGCGCTTCTGCGCCAGCCGCTCGGCGAGGTCGCCTTCGAGCAGCTGCAGGATCCGGTCATTGAACTGGTAGGTCTTCGCCATCTCGGCGCCGATCCGGTCGTAGAACTGCGCCCAGGGGCGATCGAAGGCGTCGGCCATGATCACCTCGTCCTGCAGGATCTCGCTGGCAAGCCCCAGCGAATCGCGACTGGCACTGGCGTACTGGTCGAGCTGCGCGCGGGCCTCGGCGCTGCCGGCGAGGCTGTCCTGAAGCTGCGCGGCGTACTGCGCCTGCAGCCGCTCCAGCTCGAGCACCAGATTATCCAGCGTGTTGCTGGCATCGGAGTTCAGGTAGCCCTGGCCGAAAGTGTAG belongs to Pseudomonas phenolilytica and includes:
- a CDS encoding TatD family hydrolase → MSAEPDSIERRPSVPLIDTHTHLDFEDFDADRQAVLARCAALGVERIVVLGVHAQNWQRVWQLAVEQPAVYAALGLHPVYQRQHRDEHLAALGEWLQRLRGEAKLCAIGEIGLDYYIDAPDHERQQYLLERQLQLASDFELPVLLHVRRAHAAMIATLKRHRLRRGGIVHAFSGSWEEAREYLKLGFRLGLGGAGTWPQARRMQRVLEQLPLHGIVLETDAPDMPPAGHAGERNSPELLPEICQRLAELKGISAAELAAASYRNSYELFGWPLGES
- a CDS encoding methyl-accepting chemotaxis protein, which encodes MTARYTVQSRDELGELGQLFNDGVARIRELIERVGLTVGEVERQAGRVENVSGESNQTVSEQRSQIEQVATAMNQMSATAQAVATSAEAAVGSAQDVNAETVSGRGLVSAQVSGIQRLAEEIEQSVQVINRLADDSAAISQVLDVIKGIAEQTNLLALNAAIEAARAGEQGRGFAVVADEVRNLARRTQQSTEEIEQMIARLQGGVGAAVKTMHASHALAEGTVSQSAQVEQALEHILGAVGSIVDQSQQIAAAAEQQTAVAHDIDRNIVAINEAGKRTAEGAGHTEQASRELTQLVGQLQRLIGAFRV